Proteins from a genomic interval of Paenibacillus sp. RC334:
- a CDS encoding peptidoglycan DD-metalloendopeptidase family protein, whose protein sequence is MTFESMNKHGQARGHQPRVIVELDKMSYVRSLRPNQDVVQYVKDTVVKDFLSIDGVTQLSSEKEATKVSEIARLANLPMSMPILSSSKMRGHVTDSNHIQGMLVTSRHRSVNSKRPLHKGVDLDCDKEDTIHAVWDGRITAAGAVKGYGHAVYIHHGNGWTTRYAHLKPNAMMVKVGDHVKAGDPIAIGWNSGHKSSSGGGDGAHLHFEVRKDGEDLNPEAFLRGEKSIQLPIRLLDAAVQNKSTVTPSLAASTVESYTEYSMEAWAYYVNAANSEGITRGGTDVRQWKDYKIIAVDPSVIPLGSKVELLVDGKNWGEYVADDTAGSTKGKRIEILMENAEQCLQFGRKPVIVKIKQWGDGRTRSANSEVDQSIVSYQINRTTEKVSYNKDFTAQKTSLDPLKFVDIVGATQFFTNETPNQVRNVLGFQRTDGAGQVKKFTFVHDWFKAGCLSWAYVSDMDIQDRVEVKVDDHVVATIEGVNAKNGLAYPPSIPVPGGHHKIEFSMSNPSKASRGNFGITFLKAREFDVESVSAKTVWTFEDPMSTINDWTPDQQVVVTDLGDQQKISTAREEAGIERTGKINKFPFTMQFRIKADQGTQGKIIMSNGSKAFVVKVTDQGISTNVSSYSHNHMSEYTDYVVTCHNETDMDVYIKSILPGGVEQWENTRVRGVSEEDTANRLRFSVSSGGLYIAEVKYSFHDYSIEQFATHIADTYKEKWYDVGGFQYEDTASLERDVMNWEVHSHMDMSSTSATVTLNNAKGIYSLSLERYAAFPDGRKQPPNEFTYWEEGERRHLISEGTPIRIYAGYGDELVRVFTGMIKGEIEEDAERRTLTFHCVDRYDMLEEFIFYKDMIYPPEEAYAGDGGAFAWMKSSIVKDIVVAAGLNSWRVHGEECQYPDLDIDETVYVDVKKGKHSYMRFDSKSGELQTIPQDQECVKTAEGWENPFVATVSFKTGTRASDAIQSLIQDLPYDVRCDRYGTFTLKRMNFLDTPDWDQIARSKWEFTDDHLLEMTSSTDYSRVRNHLMISGSEGLTEHFLDKSLIVATKGNMRTTGLQLPWIEEQDGASMRDLKQQIANKVFFDMKRQARTKNIVIRGNPLIELLDGCYVYDNHTCNAGYYLIKGNRLVGNECGMINYLELTWSALPATS, encoded by the coding sequence ATGACTTTTGAATCCATGAATAAGCACGGACAGGCTCGGGGTCATCAGCCACGCGTAATTGTAGAGCTGGACAAAATGTCCTATGTCCGCAGCTTGCGGCCAAACCAAGACGTTGTTCAATATGTAAAAGATACGGTCGTTAAAGACTTTTTGTCCATTGATGGTGTGACCCAGCTATCAAGTGAAAAGGAAGCCACAAAGGTTAGCGAAATAGCCCGTCTCGCCAATTTGCCTATGTCCATGCCTATACTTTCTAGTTCGAAAATGCGTGGGCATGTTACCGATTCGAATCATATACAGGGCATGCTGGTTACCAGCCGTCACCGTTCAGTGAATTCCAAGCGCCCTCTTCACAAGGGAGTGGACCTGGATTGTGACAAGGAGGATACCATTCATGCCGTATGGGATGGAAGAATTACTGCGGCTGGTGCTGTAAAGGGCTACGGTCACGCTGTATATATTCATCACGGCAACGGCTGGACGACCCGGTATGCTCATTTGAAACCCAATGCGATGATGGTCAAGGTTGGAGATCATGTGAAGGCTGGAGATCCGATTGCTATAGGATGGAACTCGGGTCACAAGAGTAGTAGTGGAGGTGGGGATGGAGCACATCTTCATTTTGAGGTTCGCAAGGATGGCGAGGATTTGAACCCCGAAGCTTTCCTGCGCGGGGAAAAATCCATACAATTGCCCATTCGATTGCTGGATGCGGCTGTTCAGAATAAAAGCACAGTCACTCCATCGTTGGCAGCTAGCACTGTCGAATCCTACACGGAATATAGTATGGAAGCGTGGGCTTATTATGTAAATGCTGCAAACTCTGAAGGCATTACAAGAGGAGGAACAGATGTACGGCAGTGGAAGGATTACAAAATTATTGCTGTCGATCCCTCTGTCATTCCGTTGGGAAGTAAGGTTGAGCTGTTGGTAGACGGGAAAAATTGGGGCGAATATGTGGCTGATGATACGGCTGGCTCCACGAAGGGCAAACGTATTGAAATTTTAATGGAAAATGCGGAGCAATGCCTCCAGTTTGGGCGAAAACCTGTCATTGTGAAAATCAAGCAATGGGGGGACGGAAGAACTCGCAGCGCAAACTCAGAAGTCGATCAATCCATTGTATCCTACCAGATCAACCGTACCACGGAGAAGGTGTCGTACAACAAGGATTTTACGGCTCAAAAAACGAGTCTGGACCCTTTGAAATTTGTGGATATCGTGGGTGCCACACAATTTTTCACCAATGAAACGCCTAATCAGGTTCGTAATGTTTTAGGTTTTCAACGAACAGACGGGGCGGGTCAGGTGAAGAAATTCACGTTTGTGCATGACTGGTTCAAGGCCGGTTGTTTAAGCTGGGCCTATGTGTCGGATATGGATATCCAGGACAGAGTAGAGGTGAAGGTGGACGACCATGTAGTTGCGACCATTGAAGGGGTAAATGCCAAAAACGGACTGGCTTATCCTCCCTCTATTCCGGTGCCTGGTGGACACCACAAGATCGAATTTTCAATGTCGAATCCTTCCAAGGCGTCAAGAGGTAATTTCGGGATCACTTTCCTGAAAGCCAGAGAATTTGATGTGGAATCCGTCTCAGCCAAAACAGTCTGGACGTTCGAAGACCCGATGAGCACAATAAATGATTGGACTCCCGATCAGCAGGTAGTGGTGACGGATCTGGGGGATCAGCAGAAGATATCCACAGCACGGGAAGAGGCTGGTATTGAACGGACAGGGAAGATAAACAAATTTCCATTTACGATGCAGTTCCGAATTAAGGCCGATCAGGGAACACAAGGGAAAATAATAATGTCCAATGGCTCCAAAGCATTTGTGGTCAAGGTTACAGATCAGGGGATTTCTACGAATGTCAGCTCCTATAGCCATAACCATATGAGCGAGTACACCGATTATGTAGTAACCTGCCATAACGAAACAGATATGGATGTATATATTAAAAGCATACTTCCGGGTGGTGTCGAACAATGGGAAAATACCCGGGTACGCGGCGTATCCGAGGAAGATACGGCGAACAGACTGCGGTTTTCCGTATCCAGCGGTGGTCTGTATATTGCAGAGGTAAAATATTCCTTTCATGATTACTCTATTGAGCAGTTTGCCACCCATATCGCAGATACGTATAAGGAGAAATGGTATGACGTCGGCGGGTTTCAGTATGAGGATACCGCTTCACTGGAACGGGATGTGATGAACTGGGAGGTTCATTCTCACATGGATATGTCCTCGACGTCAGCCACCGTAACTTTAAATAATGCCAAAGGGATCTACTCCCTATCCCTGGAACGTTACGCTGCATTTCCTGATGGGAGGAAGCAGCCACCTAACGAATTTACCTATTGGGAGGAGGGTGAGCGAAGACATCTGATTAGTGAAGGGACTCCCATCCGTATTTATGCAGGCTACGGTGATGAGCTGGTACGTGTATTTACAGGCATGATCAAGGGTGAAATTGAGGAGGATGCCGAGAGAAGAACGCTTACGTTCCACTGTGTAGACCGTTATGACATGCTGGAGGAATTTATATTTTATAAGGATATGATCTACCCTCCAGAGGAAGCGTATGCTGGGGACGGCGGCGCCTTTGCCTGGATGAAATCCAGTATTGTAAAGGATATTGTGGTCGCAGCCGGGCTTAATTCATGGCGTGTGCACGGGGAAGAATGCCAATATCCCGATTTGGATATAGACGAAACGGTATATGTTGATGTGAAGAAGGGCAAGCACTCCTACATGAGATTTGATTCCAAGTCAGGAGAGCTTCAGACGATTCCCCAAGATCAAGAATGTGTGAAAACAGCCGAAGGCTGGGAAAATCCTTTCGTAGCAACGGTATCCTTCAAGACGGGAACAAGGGCATCAGATGCTATACAATCGCTCATACAGGATTTGCCCTATGATGTCAGATGTGATCGTTACGGAACGTTTACACTGAAACGAATGAATTTTCTGGATACTCCGGATTGGGATCAGATAGCACGTTCCAAGTGGGAATTTACAGATGATCATTTGCTTGAAATGACGTCTTCTACCGACTACTCGCGTGTTCGCAACCATCTGATGATTTCTGGTTCTGAGGGGTTAACGGAGCATTTTCTGGATAAAAGCCTGATTGTCGCCACCAAAGGGAATATGAGAACTACCGGATTACAGCTACCATGGATTGAAGAGCAGGATGGGGCATCCATGCGTGATCTCAAGCAGCAGATAGCGAATAAAGTATTTTTTGATATGAAAAGACAAGCCCGTACCAAAAACATTGTTATTCGCGGTAACCCCCTCATAGAGCTTTTGGATGGGTGTTATGTGTATGACAACCATACCTGTAATGCAGGATATTATCTGATTAAGGGCAACAGGCTGGTCGGTAATGAATGCGGCATGATTAACTATCTGGAGCTAACCTGGTCCGCTCTTCCTGCAACATCCTGA
- a CDS encoding cell adhesion protein, which yields MEHLELEEDKVGDRNLMGIYKKWSGLIFDDAFQSGEIHSRYQLSPTTACTLDTGLQQFIMSHTEPETMLLFDAPKDEPTLLLEVTADYVPIAYGDEGGIVIWQDGYHRLEFLESKDTTTREYSRWRAEKKGNRWIFYADRGLGWELFDSADLSAEKIGVLLKNPQRDEYEKLGLERLVLCKSNKITMGNLPEGYSVFLCDPDGYAIASSKVEPTWTGVHLELPTMPFSGMLRVYDENGVLLSSLGEMDMYGGDLYLYGTDLRVLWKDKELSLSGETYLGTMYDNTIQVQMELYNPSKNKKSEQISMGILKYLEEFGYEWADLSHDDGSDHPQGDYMQRLPMGTLPPPTAR from the coding sequence TTGGAACATTTGGAACTGGAAGAAGACAAGGTAGGTGATAGAAATCTCATGGGGATTTACAAGAAATGGAGTGGATTGATTTTTGATGATGCGTTCCAAAGTGGAGAAATCCATTCCCGCTACCAATTATCTCCGACAACGGCTTGTACCCTGGATACAGGCTTGCAGCAGTTTATCATGTCCCACACAGAACCGGAAACCATGCTTTTGTTTGATGCACCAAAGGATGAGCCTACCCTGCTGTTAGAAGTTACTGCTGACTATGTTCCTATTGCATATGGTGACGAAGGGGGGATTGTCATCTGGCAGGATGGCTACCATCGGCTGGAATTCCTGGAGAGTAAGGATACGACAACCCGGGAGTATAGCCGATGGCGGGCAGAGAAGAAGGGCAATCGATGGATTTTTTATGCTGATCGCGGATTGGGGTGGGAGCTATTTGACTCGGCTGATCTGTCGGCTGAAAAAATAGGTGTCCTCTTAAAAAATCCACAACGTGATGAATATGAAAAACTTGGTTTAGAGAGGCTTGTGTTATGTAAAAGCAACAAAATAACGATGGGAAATTTGCCAGAAGGCTATTCCGTGTTTTTATGCGATCCCGACGGATATGCTATTGCCTCCTCTAAAGTAGAGCCTACGTGGACAGGGGTACATTTGGAGCTTCCGACGATGCCCTTTAGCGGAATGCTGAGGGTTTATGATGAAAATGGAGTTCTTTTATCGAGCCTTGGCGAAATGGATATGTACGGTGGTGATCTGTATCTGTATGGTACCGATCTTCGTGTGCTGTGGAAGGATAAAGAGCTTAGTTTAAGCGGGGAAACCTACCTGGGCACGATGTATGACAATACCATTCAGGTTCAGATGGAGCTATATAATCCCTCGAAAAATAAGAAGTCCGAGCAGATCTCCATGGGTATCCTGAAATATCTGGAGGAATTTGGTTATGAATGGGCGGACTTGAGCCATGATGATGGGTCAGATCATCCGCAAGGGGATTATATGCAGCGACTCCCTATGGGGACTCTCCCCCCCCCGACGGCAAGATGA
- a CDS encoding filamentous hemagglutinin, translated as MAGSVIRNYTIEVDNINKKSVFSIYPYPVEVLTPNGWESIKEEFEELQEKKLDVNDTLTPDEEQIYQEYKQLADSFYENKIASTIILDTVDPTGIDIVGRDRVQHVLDAETRGQIPFGREFAYVHGASNLSGTIILPYDDYSDVYVVSDADEDGVAELTYVKTKEETDGVRPYYEKIEGQTYIYVDHFSGGGGTQADPYIVSTEQDLDDVRKKPGAWYMQDRDIVMGSFQTGEGFTPISSGTSLFTGVYDGNGYSIKSLYMNQDRDFVGLFGYTRSATIRNLRLINPNITNKKLYTGALIGYAFNTSVYNCNVISGVVEGQSGIVGGLIGYLSQTNQNYVGSSILNYLYNFKCNVRSAGNIAGGFIGNVNYYSGSFSIAYCYSTGKVEDITLARERSNIGGFIGSNNTSAITNCYWDIETSEVPTSAAGVGKSSSELKVASTFENWDFANYWYMSQDYNGGYPEHRQFIRYQSGTGTKEDPYMILTEFDLAQMRWFRNESYFKFEDDIKMTQFQSGAGFYPIGFNLVGKESYFKGYVDGGGRCVANLFIYRPNDSFVSLFGYMMGGWIKNLDIIDCNITGSSYTSALAGQLSKATISNCHVDTFSYCKITSRGSYGAGLVGQVTTDGIVEDCSVNATVAGAGYTGMFAGYLTGNGIIRRCYASGKGESSGDYLGGFLGYGNGSPIVEDCWTDAELNGITVGGFGGNTATLTIRRCLALGKAFASALNGFIYTGSGVFSDNYFDKELYKNASGTGGSGLTTREMKYRGTYSNTAWNFDDIWIMDPKYNDGYPALRKLLPLDLPLLGFRNEFGKYYTDNAGERLRYLEFGTLVASQTSSPKPVWLQNNADFPVNQLKAWVDSTTVAKGMEIDLSMSDTPFLPAQELAFNGTLAKGGAEKFYVRIKSDIAVKTGGTFDLRAKASPM; from the coding sequence TTGGCTGGTTCAGTAATTCGTAATTATACGATTGAAGTGGATAACATCAATAAAAAGTCAGTATTCAGTATATACCCATATCCTGTAGAAGTTCTCACTCCAAATGGTTGGGAAAGTATTAAAGAAGAATTTGAAGAGTTGCAGGAAAAAAAGCTGGATGTCAATGATACATTAACACCTGATGAAGAGCAGATTTATCAGGAATATAAGCAATTGGCTGATTCCTTTTACGAGAATAAAATAGCTTCCACGATTATTTTGGATACCGTCGATCCGACGGGAATTGACATCGTAGGCAGAGATCGGGTGCAGCATGTATTGGATGCGGAAACCCGTGGACAGATTCCGTTTGGCCGTGAATTCGCTTATGTGCATGGAGCCTCCAACCTTAGCGGAACGATTATTTTACCCTATGATGATTATTCGGATGTATACGTAGTCAGTGATGCGGATGAAGACGGTGTTGCCGAGCTGACCTATGTGAAGACGAAGGAAGAGACGGACGGCGTAAGACCCTATTATGAAAAGATAGAGGGTCAGACCTATATTTATGTGGATCACTTCTCTGGTGGTGGTGGAACGCAGGCAGATCCTTATATTGTTTCTACCGAACAGGATTTGGATGATGTACGGAAGAAGCCTGGGGCCTGGTATATGCAGGATAGGGATATTGTCATGGGGAGCTTTCAGACCGGAGAGGGGTTTACACCGATAAGTTCTGGTACTTCTTTATTTACAGGTGTGTATGATGGTAATGGTTACTCTATAAAAAGCTTGTACATGAATCAGGATAGGGATTTTGTTGGTTTATTTGGATATACTCGATCGGCAACAATTCGTAATTTACGGTTAATCAATCCTAACATAACGAATAAAAAGTTATATACAGGTGCTTTAATAGGTTATGCATTCAATACTTCAGTATATAATTGTAATGTTATTTCAGGTGTAGTAGAAGGTCAGAGTGGAATTGTTGGTGGATTAATAGGTTATCTAAGTCAAACCAATCAGAATTACGTAGGCAGCTCAATCCTTAATTATTTATATAATTTTAAGTGTAACGTTCGATCAGCAGGCAATATTGCAGGAGGGTTCATTGGAAATGTAAATTATTACAGCGGCAGTTTCTCAATTGCATATTGTTACTCTACCGGTAAGGTTGAGGATATCACATTAGCTCGGGAAAGAAGCAATATTGGGGGCTTTATAGGCAGTAATAATACTTCTGCAATTACAAATTGTTATTGGGATATAGAAACCTCTGAAGTTCCAACCAGTGCAGCAGGTGTTGGTAAATCTTCGTCGGAATTAAAGGTTGCATCCACATTTGAAAATTGGGATTTTGCAAATTATTGGTACATGAGTCAGGATTACAATGGAGGATATCCAGAACATAGACAGTTCATTCGATACCAAAGTGGGACGGGCACAAAGGAGGATCCTTACATGATTCTGACCGAGTTTGATCTTGCTCAAATGCGCTGGTTCCGCAATGAATCTTATTTCAAATTTGAAGATGATATCAAAATGACACAATTCCAGTCGGGAGCCGGGTTTTACCCTATAGGTTTTAATCTTGTGGGTAAAGAATCGTATTTCAAAGGATATGTTGATGGTGGAGGGCGCTGTGTTGCTAACTTATTCATCTATCGTCCCAATGATTCATTTGTAAGTCTGTTTGGCTATATGATGGGTGGATGGATCAAGAATCTGGATATCATTGATTGTAATATTACAGGCAGCAGTTATACGTCAGCATTAGCAGGCCAGCTTTCCAAAGCTACCATTAGCAATTGCCATGTCGATACATTTTCTTATTGCAAAATTACGAGTAGAGGAAGTTATGGAGCCGGATTGGTAGGACAGGTAACTACGGATGGAATCGTAGAGGACTGTAGTGTAAATGCAACTGTTGCAGGAGCAGGCTACACCGGAATGTTTGCAGGCTATTTAACAGGTAATGGGATTATACGCAGATGCTATGCTTCTGGTAAAGGCGAAAGTTCAGGGGATTACCTAGGAGGATTTTTAGGTTACGGTAATGGTTCTCCCATAGTGGAGGATTGCTGGACAGATGCGGAGTTAAATGGAATAACGGTAGGCGGATTTGGTGGGAATACTGCTACCCTCACGATAAGACGATGTCTTGCGTTAGGCAAAGCATTTGCTTCCGCTTTGAATGGATTTATTTATACAGGTAGTGGAGTCTTTTCAGATAATTACTTTGATAAGGAATTGTATAAGAATGCTTCCGGCACAGGAGGATCAGGCTTGACCACCCGTGAAATGAAGTACAGGGGAACCTACTCCAATACGGCCTGGAATTTTGATGATATATGGATTATGGATCCTAAATATAATGACGGTTATCCTGCATTAAGAAAGCTCCTACCTCTTGATCTACCGTTGCTCGGCTTCCGTAATGAATTTGGTAAATACTATACGGATAATGCAGGAGAGCGGCTGCGTTACCTGGAGTTTGGTACATTAGTCGCAAGCCAAACCTCTTCTCCAAAACCAGTATGGTTGCAGAATAATGCTGATTTCCCGGTAAATCAGCTCAAAGCATGGGTGGACAGCACGACGGTAGCCAAAGGGATGGAAATTGATTTAAGCATGTCGGATACTCCGTTTTTACCTGCTCAGGAATTAGCCTTTAATGGCACCTTGGCCAAGGGCGGCGCGGAAAAGTTCTATGTCCGAATCAAGTCGGATATTGCAGTGAAGACGGGCGGAACGTTTGATCTAAGGGCGAAAGCAAGCCCCATGTAA